Proteins encoded by one window of Halobacteriovoraceae bacterium:
- the pilQ gene encoding type IV pilus secretin PilQ, with amino-acid sequence MKKGIFLLIFMIVPYFAFASAKLMPIKFRQYGEISYLDFEFDIGSVNATKYHVKENKQVIIDFNDVDPETEAVLRGFDTSEFNGAVTYVKAYKRAQSPKDLRILVQLRDNVRSALERKGNKIILGVENRFGVFSNQKVDSIIKQEKAINLEGSGKYHIPKSLAIEDILENITLSGRKKYVGKKISLNVKELAVEEILKMIADASGFNIIITDEVKGLKPLTLTLTNVPWDQALDTILGLNKLVAQKNGIILMITTLAKATEEKRIENEAKKVTQTQEPLVTKIFAISYSTLADMETIVKEYITQGRGKITKDERTNSLIVKDTTSVIEKVNKIIEYLDTQTPQVLIESKIIEVVESYSKKIGLRNGVTFGYDPIGSMPSDRVSTGGTTDIGGGREYGPGMQFASATSEATSSIFSFGIGTFKRLFNFGFDLELLEAEKKLKVIATPKVVTQNKKQAIIESKDTTSYRIRQQDASGTDTFTFNSTDASVNLKVTPQVTNEGSIVLDVEVKKEEFGDSKIGEDAPPDRTSKNIKTNVLVENGATVVIGGLYKFKKTQSHSGIPFIKDIPLIGWLFRTSYNPSTDKSELIIFLTPRIINQEEAGLANKL; translated from the coding sequence ATGAAAAAAGGAATTTTTCTCTTAATTTTTATGATTGTTCCATACTTTGCTTTCGCTAGCGCAAAGTTGATGCCAATTAAGTTCAGACAATATGGTGAAATTAGTTATCTAGATTTTGAATTCGATATTGGTAGCGTTAATGCAACGAAATATCATGTTAAAGAAAATAAACAAGTTATAATTGATTTTAATGACGTCGATCCTGAAACAGAAGCAGTTTTGCGGGGATTTGATACTTCTGAGTTTAACGGAGCTGTAACTTATGTTAAGGCCTACAAAAGGGCCCAGAGTCCAAAAGATTTACGTATCTTAGTACAATTGAGAGATAACGTAAGATCTGCTCTAGAGAGAAAGGGAAATAAAATTATTCTTGGCGTTGAAAATAGGTTTGGAGTTTTTTCTAATCAAAAAGTAGATTCAATCATTAAACAAGAAAAAGCAATAAACTTGGAAGGAAGTGGGAAGTATCATATTCCAAAATCTCTGGCCATTGAAGATATTCTTGAAAATATTACTCTTTCGGGAAGAAAGAAATATGTTGGAAAAAAAATATCTTTAAACGTTAAAGAATTGGCCGTTGAAGAAATTTTAAAAATGATCGCAGATGCTTCAGGTTTCAATATTATTATAACTGATGAAGTAAAAGGTCTTAAACCTTTGACCCTCACTCTTACAAATGTTCCTTGGGATCAAGCTCTTGACACTATCCTCGGTTTAAATAAATTAGTTGCACAAAAAAATGGTATCATATTAATGATCACGACTTTAGCAAAGGCCACTGAAGAAAAAAGAATCGAAAATGAAGCTAAAAAAGTTACTCAAACTCAAGAACCACTTGTCACTAAAATATTTGCGATAAGTTATTCGACTTTGGCAGATATGGAAACAATTGTGAAAGAATACATTACACAGGGAAGAGGGAAAATTACCAAGGATGAAAGAACCAATTCACTTATTGTAAAAGACACTACTTCAGTTATTGAAAAAGTGAATAAAATCATAGAATACTTAGATACCCAAACACCTCAAGTACTAATAGAATCAAAGATTATTGAAGTTGTTGAAAGTTATTCTAAGAAAATTGGTCTAAGAAATGGAGTTACCTTTGGCTATGATCCTATTGGTTCTATGCCTTCAGATAGGGTAAGTACTGGTGGTACTACAGATATTGGCGGAGGGAGAGAATATGGTCCAGGGATGCAATTTGCTTCAGCAACTTCAGAAGCAACTTCTTCGATATTTTCGTTTGGAATTGGTACCTTTAAGAGGTTATTCAATTTTGGTTTTGATCTTGAACTCTTAGAAGCAGAAAAGAAATTGAAAGTTATAGCTACGCCAAAAGTTGTTACTCAGAATAAAAAACAGGCAATTATAGAATCTAAGGATACAACAAGCTATCGTATTAGACAACAAGATGCATCAGGTACTGATACTTTTACATTTAATTCAACTGACGCTTCTGTGAATTTGAAAGTTACACCCCAAGTAACCAATGAAGGTTCAATTGTTCTAGATGTAGAAGTGAAGAAAGAAGAATTTGGTGATAGTAAAATTGGTGAGGATGCACCTCCTGATAGAACTTCCAAAAATATAAAAACAAATGTATTAGTAGAAAACGGAGCAACTGTAGTTATTGGGGGCCTTTATAAATTTAAGAAAACTCAATCACATTCAGGGATACCTTTTATAAAGGATATACCACTAATCGGTTGGTTGTTTAGGACATCATATAACCCTTCAACTGATAAGAGTGAACTTATTATCTTTTTAACTCCGAGAATTATAAACCAAGAAGAAGCTGGCCTGGCCAACAAACTTTGA
- the pilO gene encoding type 4a pilus biogenesis protein PilO, producing the protein MEGILDKIISKLHLVVLVLIVMNVLEMFEGQKNRKEEIQKLIVSQEKIIQRLTKEKAKITDYNSDIENWKEKINDVAERVENLKKKLPSRTLDTENQAIIKGISEKLNIRKSSIRPTGEIPKGFYFIKNYSFSGEGTFLQFLIFFEKIALSERLLNVSTLNFVSPEGRQKGRFQIVKAEAVIEAYRYNPSHKVDTQIEGLEKLKKK; encoded by the coding sequence ATGGAAGGAATCTTAGATAAAATTATTTCAAAATTGCACTTGGTTGTTCTTGTTCTCATTGTCATGAATGTGCTTGAAATGTTTGAAGGGCAAAAAAATAGAAAAGAAGAAATCCAAAAACTAATTGTAAGTCAAGAGAAAATAATTCAAAGGTTAACTAAAGAAAAAGCAAAAATAACAGATTACAATAGTGATATCGAAAATTGGAAAGAGAAAATTAACGATGTCGCTGAGAGAGTTGAAAATTTGAAAAAAAAGCTACCTTCAAGGACTCTTGATACTGAAAATCAGGCCATCATTAAAGGAATAAGTGAAAAACTCAATATTAGAAAATCTTCAATTCGTCCGACAGGAGAAATCCCTAAAGGATTTTATTTTATAAAAAATTATTCGTTTAGTGGCGAAGGAACCTTTTTGCAATTTTTAATTTTCTTTGAAAAAATTGCATTAAGTGAAAGATTACTAAACGTAAGTACTCTAAATTTTGTCTCTCCAGAAGGAAGGCAAAAAGGTCGTTTTCAGATTGTAAAGGCAGAAGCAGTTATAGAGGCCTATCGCTATAATCCTTCTCATAAAGTAGATACACAAATAGAAGGACTAGAAAAACTTAAAAAGAAATAG
- a CDS encoding PilN domain-containing protein, whose protein sequence is MIKINLIEKKKPFRIPVVIGIDLNKVNIFGWIMVAILWQLPEYVLPDYFKEELAAKDQELIVKKKEVNNLKKDTEGNEILKRELQAYEEKFKEVNILEKNVQKIIDTKTSPLQILLHIAKQIPEDMWFDSIVIKDRKIKINGRSTNFTSLGNFVGNANNSIFFNKSLNLISSDSKEEDINGDGVPERYEVFVIEGTIDRFE, encoded by the coding sequence ATGATTAAGATTAACCTCATTGAAAAGAAAAAACCCTTTCGAATTCCTGTTGTTATTGGAATCGATCTTAATAAAGTAAATATTTTTGGCTGGATAATGGTTGCGATTCTTTGGCAGCTTCCAGAATATGTCCTCCCGGACTATTTTAAAGAAGAGCTTGCAGCAAAAGATCAAGAATTGATTGTTAAGAAAAAAGAAGTAAATAATTTAAAAAAAGATACTGAAGGCAATGAAATTCTTAAAAGAGAGTTACAAGCATACGAAGAAAAATTTAAAGAAGTAAATATACTCGAGAAAAATGTTCAAAAAATAATTGATACAAAGACAAGTCCTCTTCAAATTTTACTTCATATCGCGAAACAAATTCCTGAAGATATGTGGTTTGACTCAATTGTTATTAAAGATAGAAAAATTAAAATTAATGGACGCTCAACTAATTTCACGAGTCTTGGAAATTTTGTAGGGAATGCCAATAATTCTATCTTTTTTAATAAATCCTTAAACTTAATTAGTTCAGATTCTAAGGAAGAAGATATCAACGGAGATGGTGTTCCTGAAAGATATGAAGTTTTTGTCATTGAAGGGACAATCGATAGGTTTGAATAA